From one Maniola jurtina chromosome 5, ilManJurt1.1, whole genome shotgun sequence genomic stretch:
- the LOC123865516 gene encoding uridine 5'-monophosphate synthase-like, whose protein sequence is MQVCKLQELAVQLFDAGAVRLGDIEAKLGRRTPIYFDLRVVVSHPSIMMAIAQQLQILATEIEHDILCGVPYAALPFAAVMSVHANTPMIMKRKETKMYATKKILEGVFDKNQNCLVVEDVVTSGGSLLETVTTLRDEGLKVTHAVIVLDREQGGANVLSANGVQVKSLFTMTELVKILRDAGRISEETVEIVSDHIRECQFGMKDNLEQTAPL, encoded by the exons ATGCAGGTGTGCAAGCTGCAGGAGCTGGCGGTGCAGCTGTTCGACGCGGGCGCGGTGCGACTCGGCGACATCGAGGCCAAGCTCGGCCGCCGCACTCCCATCTACTTCGACCTGCGGGTCGTGGTCTCACACCCTAGCATTATG ATGGCAATCGCTCAACAGCTACAAATCTTGGCCACGGAAATAGAGCACGACATCCTGTGCGGCGTCCCCTACGCCGCGCTTCCCTTCGCGGCGGTCATGTCCGTCCACGCCAACACGCCCATGATCATGAAGAGGAAGGAAACCAAGATGTACGCCACCAAGAAGATCCTCGAAGGAGTCTTCGACAAGAACCAGAACTGCCTCGTCGTCGAAGACGTGGTGACATCTGGCGGCAGCCTGCTAGAGACTGTCACCACTCTACGAGATGAAGGCTTGAAAGTCACGCACGCCGTAATAGTTCTCGATAGGGAACAGGGTGGCGCTAATGTACTATCAGCAAATGGCGTCCAGGTGAAATCTCTTTTTACGATGACCGAATTGGTGAAAATTCTCCGAGATGCCGGCCGGATTAGCGAGGAAACTGTCGAAATAGTTTCCGATCACATTAGAGAGTGCCAGTTTGGTATGAAGGACAACTTGGAACAGACGGCgccgttataa
- the LOC123865512 gene encoding tubulin beta-1 chain, whose translation MREIVHIQAGQCGNQIGAKFWEIISDEHGIDPTGAYHGDSDLQLERINVYYNEASGGKYVPRAILVDLEPGTMDSVRSGPFGQIFRPDNFVFGQSGAGNNWAKGHYTEGAELVDSVLDVVRKEAESCDCLQGFQLTHSLGGGTGSGMGTLLISKIREEYPDRIMNTYSVVPSPKVSDTVVEPYNATLSVHQLVENTDETYCIDNEALYDICFRTLKLSTPTYGDLNHLVSLTMSGVTTCLRFPGQLNADLRKLAVNMVPFPRLHFFMPGFAPLTSRGSQQYRALTVPELTQQMFDAKNMMAACDPRHGRYLTVAAIFRGRMSMKEVDEQMLNIQNKNSSYFVEWIPNNVKTAVCDIPPRGLKMAATFIGNSTAIQELFKRISEQFTAMFRRKAFLHWYTGEGMDEMEFTEAESNMNDLVSEYQQYQEATADEDAEFDEEQEQEIEEN comes from the exons ATGAGGGAAATCGTACATATTCAAGCCGGTCAGTGCGGAAACCAGATCGGCGCTAAG TTCTGGGAGATCATCTCTGACGAGCACGGCATCGACCCCACCGGCGCCTACCATGGCGACTCCGACCTGCAGCTGGAACGCATCAACGTGTACTACAACGAGGCTTCCGGCGGCAAGTACGTGCCCCGCGCCATCCTCGTCGACCTGGAGCCCGGCACCATGGACTCCGTCCGCTCGGGGCCTTTCGGGCAGATCTTCCGCCCCGACAACTTCGTCTTCGGGCAGTCGGGCGCCGGCAACAACTGGGCCAAGGGACACTACACAGAGGGCGCCGAGCTCGTCGACTCGGTCTTAGACGTAGTACGCAAAGAGGCAGAATCGTGCGATTGTCTACAAGGTTTCCAGCTCACACACTCCCTCGGCGGCGGCACCGGCTCCGGCATGGGCACACTGTTAATTTCCAAAATTAGAGAAGAATACCCCGACAGAATCATGAACACATACTCCGTAGTCCCGTCGCCCAAAGTGTCAGACACAGTCGTAGAGCCTTACAACGCCACGCTCTCGGTCCACCAGCTGGTAGAAAACACGGACGAAACGTACTGCATCGACAACGAGGCTCTCTACGACATCTGCTTCCGCACGCTGAAACTGTCCACCCCCACGTATGGCGACCTCAACCACCTGGTGTCGCTCACCATGTCGGGCGTCACCACCTGCCTGCGCTTCCCCGGCCAGCTGAACGCGGACCTCCGCAAGCTGGCCGTCAACATGGTGCCGTTCCCGCGGCTCCACTTCTTCATGCCCGGCTTCGCGCCGCTCACGTCCCGCGGCAGCCAGCAGTACCGCGCGCTCACCGTGCCCGAGCTCACCCAGCAGATGTTCGACGCCAAGAACATGATGGCGGCGTGCGACCCGCGCCACGGCCGCTACCTCACCGTGGCCGCCATCTTCCGCGGCCGCATGTCCATGAAGGAGGTGGACGAGCAGATGCTCAACATCCAGAACAAGAACTCGTCCTACTTCGTGGAATGGATCCCCAACAACGTGAAGACCGCCGTGTGCGACATCCCGCCCCGCGGCCTCAAGATGGCGGCCACCTTCATCGGCAACTCCACCGCCATCCAGGAGCTGTTCAAGCGCATCTCGGAGCAGTTCACCGCCATGTTCAGGCGCAAGGCTTTCTTGCATTGGTACACCGGCGAGGGCATGGACGAGATGGAGTTCACCGAGGCCGAGAGCAACATGAACGACCTGGTCTCCGAGTACCAGCAGTACCAGGAGGCGACCGCCGACGAGGACGCCGAGTTCGACGAGGAGCAGGAGCAGGAGATCGAGGAGAACTAA
- the LOC123865513 gene encoding tubulin beta-1 chain-like: MREIVHLQAGQCGNQIGAKFWEIISDEHGIDPTGAYHGDSDLQLERINVYYNEASGGKYVPRAILVDLEPGTMDSVRSGPFGQIFRPDNFVFGQSGAGNNWAKGHYTEGAELVDSVLDVVRKESESCDCLQGFQLTHSLGGGTGSGMGTLLISKIREEYPDRIMNTYSVVPSPKVSDTVVEPYNATLSVHQLVENTDETYCIDNEALYDICFRTLKLSTPTYGDLNHLVSLTMSGVTTCLRFPGQLNADLRKLAVNMVPFPRLHFFMPGFAPLTSRGSRQYRALTVPELTQQMFDAKNMMAACDPRHGRYLTVAAIFRGRMSMKEVDEQMLNIQNKNSSYFVEWIPNNVKTAVCDIPPRGLKMAATFIGNSTAIQELFKRISEQFTAMFRRKAFLHWYTGEGMDEMEFTEAESNMNDLVSEYQQYQEATADEDAEFDEEHEQEVEDH; this comes from the coding sequence TTCTGGGAGATCATCTCGGACGAGCACGGCATCGACCCCACCGGCGCCTACCATGGCGACTCCGACCTGCAGCTGGAACGCATCAACGTGTACTACAACGAGGCTTCCGGCGGCAAGTACGTGCCCCGCGCCATCCTCGTCGACCTGGAGCCCGGCACCATGGACTCCGTCCGCTCGGGGCCTTTCGGGCAGATCTTCCGCCCCGACAACTTCGTCTTCGGGCAGTCGGGCGCCGGCAACAACTGGGCCAAGGGACACTACACAGAGGGCGCTGAGCTCGTCGACTCAGTCCTCGACGTAGTACGCAAAGAATCAGAATCGTGCGATTGCCTACAGGGCTTCCAGCTCACACACTCCCTTGGTGGCGGTACCGGCTCCGGCATGGGAACTCTTCTAATTTCCAAAATTCGTGAAGAATACCCCGACAGAATAATGAACACATACTCAGTCGTCCCCTCGCCAAAAGTATCAGACACAGTCGTGGAACCTTACAACGCGACTCTCTCAGTTCACCAGCTCGTAGAAAACACAGACGAAACCTATTGTATCGACAACGAGGCTCTATATGACATCTGCTTCAGGACACTCAAACTCTCCACACCCACCTACGGAGATCTTAACCACTTAGTCTCTCTTACAATGTCAGGTGTCACAACTTGCCTTAGGTTCCCCGGTCAACTCAACGCAGATCTTCGAAAATTAGCAGTTAACATGGTACCTTTCCCACGTCTCCACTTCTTCATGCCCGGCTTCGCCCCTCTCACGTCCCGCGGCAGCAGGCAGTACCGCGCCCTCACCGTGCCCGAGCTCACCCAGCAGATGTTCGACGCCAAGAACATGATGGCGGCGTGCGACCCGCGCCACGGCCGCTACCTCACCGTGGCCGCCATCTTCCGCGGCCGCATGTCCATGAAGGAGGTGGACGAGCAGATGCTCAACATCCAGAACAAGAACTCGTCCTACTTCGTGGAATGGATCCCCAACAACGTGAAGACCGCCGTGTGCGACATCCCGCCCCGCGGCCTCAAGATGGCGGCCACCTTCATCGGCAACTCCACCGCCATCCAGGAGCTGTTCAAGCGCATCTCGGAGCAGTTCACCGCCATGTTCAGGCGCAAGGCTTTCTTGCATTGGTACACCGGCGAGGGCATGGACGAGATGGAGTTCACCGAGGCCGAGAGCAACATGAACGACCTGGTCTCCGAGTACCAGCAGTACCAGGAGGCGACCGCCGACGAGGACGCCGAGTTCGACGAGGAGCACGAACAGGAAGTCGAAGACCACTAG